From the Granulicella sp. L56 genome, the window GTGCTGGTAAAGAACCCGGCGCCCCCCGAGATCAGTGGGGTATTCTGCGCGATACAGTAACGTCCTGCGCAAAATATGGTCAGAGTAAAGACGGTGGCCCTCGTTAATCGAGCCACTTTAGAGAGAGGAAAAGGTAGTATAGGACGCTGCATACCAGTCACAATAGCGCTCGGGTATCTTCAAGGTGTCTCCGGATCGTCTGCCCTTTGTCAATTGATTGTCATTTCAGAGGCCATGAGAGAGGGATATCGATCATGCTGACAGCCTCTCGCGACTGCCATCAATTGAGTTGAGTCAGCATTCTGGTATATCGTGCCCGCTTGCTAGGAGAATCTGCCGTCTTCGAGAGTTGCTCTATCTCGTTCTTGGAAGGTTGAAATTCGAGAGGCAATCCTTTCCAGTAATACTTCAAGTCATCAGAACGCCAGTCGGCATATGTCTTTTCCCAGGATTTACCGGAGTTCCCTGAAAAGACCAGGTTAGCCGGATTGAGAGTTCGTCTGTAATCCTGAAACCTGCAGTCCAGTGAAACGCGAAGTTGGTTTGACAGATTTGGAGAGGCTGCATGCACGGTCAGACTGTGAAAGATGAGTACATCGCCTGCATTGATTTGTCCGCCAACCCAATTGCCTCCGACATCCGCTTTTGCCGGAATTTCCGGAACATGAAGGTCCTCGTCCTCGTGAGGTACATACCCGAGACGATGAGAGCCTTCCACAACTCGTAGGGGGCCCACATCGGCCGGGCAATCGTGAAGCGGAATCCACATAGTGAAGCATTCGGGATCTCCACCCATGAATCGATAATCCTGGTGTGCATGAACGGTAAGGTGTTCACAATGCGGGAAAATTAACCGGCCGATCGGCTTCGGATGAATCAAAAGGTGATCACCTGCCAGCATTTTCATAACCTGCTGCAGAGCTGGATGATGCGGCAGCGCGTGAAATAGTTCGAGATTGAACACGCTCTGGTAGGTGTCCTTGAATGCCGGATCTGGATCGCCGCAGGCCGCACTGACATCGGCAATACGTTC encodes:
- a CDS encoding phytanoyl-CoA dioxygenase family protein — encoded protein: MKPFREMKTQDLTSSTLQEEIDSRGYALVRGVLPHSDVTQLLEKITQILSAAGWLLPGHDPLERIADVSAACGDPDPAFKDTYQSVFNLELFHALPHHPALQQVMKMLAGDHLLIHPKPIGRLIFPHCEHLTVHAHQDYRFMGGDPECFTMWIPLHDCPADVGPLRVVEGSHRLGYVPHEDEDLHVPEIPAKADVGGNWVGGQINAGDVLIFHSLTVHAASPNLSNQLRVSLDCRFQDYRRTLNPANLVFSGNSGKSWEKTYADWRSDDLKYYWKGLPLEFQPSKNEIEQLSKTADSPSKRARYTRMLTQLN